From the genome of Nicotiana sylvestris chromosome 2, ASM39365v2, whole genome shotgun sequence, one region includes:
- the LOC104236778 gene encoding high mobility group B protein 14 isoform X2: protein MAKKASSTSRNSASASASASTPASTNTSVTTTKSQMVLRVRSNGKVKASGMKQSKPTSGKNLKATFKKNIAKIDAMKPKKPPTAFFYFLEDFRKEFQEQNPDVKSMRDVGKACGEKWKTMTYEEKVHYYDIATEKRREFDRAMADFNKRKESGEFQEFEEDSDFDE from the exons ATGGCAAAGAAAGCTTCATCAACGTCTCGAAactctgcttctgcttctgcttctgcttcaacTCCAGCTTCTACCAACACCTCCGTGACAACAACCAAAAG TCAAATGGTGCTGAGGGTAAGATCAAATGGGAAAGTAAAGGCAAGTGGAATGAAGCAGAGCAAACCCACATCAGGGAAGAACCTTAAGGCCACTTTCAAGAAGAATATTGCAAAAATAGATGCCATGAAGCCTAAGAAACCCCccactgctttcttttatttctt gGAGGACTTCCGTAAGGAATTCCAGGAGCAAAATCCAGATGTCAAGTCAATGCGAGAT GTTGGGAAAGCCTGTGGagagaaatggaaaacaatgACATATGAG GAAAAAGTGCATTACTATGATATAGCAACAGAGAAACGAAGAGAGTTTGATAGAGCCATGGCAGACTTTAACAAGAGAAAG GAAAGTGGAGAGTTTCAAGAGTTCGAAGAAGATTCGGATTTTGATGAATAG
- the LOC104236778 gene encoding high mobility group B protein 14 isoform X1 — translation MAKKASSTSRNSASASASASTPASTNTSVTTTKSQMVLRVRSNGKVKASGMKQSKPTSGKNLKATFKKNIAKIDAMKPKKPPTAFFYFLEDFRKEFQEQNPDVKSMRDLQVGKACGEKWKTMTYEEKVHYYDIATEKRREFDRAMADFNKRKESGEFQEFEEDSDFDE, via the exons ATGGCAAAGAAAGCTTCATCAACGTCTCGAAactctgcttctgcttctgcttctgcttcaacTCCAGCTTCTACCAACACCTCCGTGACAACAACCAAAAG TCAAATGGTGCTGAGGGTAAGATCAAATGGGAAAGTAAAGGCAAGTGGAATGAAGCAGAGCAAACCCACATCAGGGAAGAACCTTAAGGCCACTTTCAAGAAGAATATTGCAAAAATAGATGCCATGAAGCCTAAGAAACCCCccactgctttcttttatttctt gGAGGACTTCCGTAAGGAATTCCAGGAGCAAAATCCAGATGTCAAGTCAATGCGAGAT CTGCAGGTTGGGAAAGCCTGTGGagagaaatggaaaacaatgACATATGAG GAAAAAGTGCATTACTATGATATAGCAACAGAGAAACGAAGAGAGTTTGATAGAGCCATGGCAGACTTTAACAAGAGAAAG GAAAGTGGAGAGTTTCAAGAGTTCGAAGAAGATTCGGATTTTGATGAATAG
- the LOC104236778 gene encoding high mobility group B protein 14 isoform X3, whose product MVLRVRSNGKVKASGMKQSKPTSGKNLKATFKKNIAKIDAMKPKKPPTAFFYFLEDFRKEFQEQNPDVKSMRDLQVGKACGEKWKTMTYEEKVHYYDIATEKRREFDRAMADFNKRKESGEFQEFEEDSDFDE is encoded by the exons ATGGTGCTGAGGGTAAGATCAAATGGGAAAGTAAAGGCAAGTGGAATGAAGCAGAGCAAACCCACATCAGGGAAGAACCTTAAGGCCACTTTCAAGAAGAATATTGCAAAAATAGATGCCATGAAGCCTAAGAAACCCCccactgctttcttttatttctt gGAGGACTTCCGTAAGGAATTCCAGGAGCAAAATCCAGATGTCAAGTCAATGCGAGAT CTGCAGGTTGGGAAAGCCTGTGGagagaaatggaaaacaatgACATATGAG GAAAAAGTGCATTACTATGATATAGCAACAGAGAAACGAAGAGAGTTTGATAGAGCCATGGCAGACTTTAACAAGAGAAAG GAAAGTGGAGAGTTTCAAGAGTTCGAAGAAGATTCGGATTTTGATGAATAG